A region from the Methanomicrobia archaeon genome encodes:
- a CDS encoding phosphopyruvate hydratase, which yields MMTVIEIRDLKAREILDSRGNPTVEVDVRTASGFGRASVPSGASTGSKEAVEKRDGDKKRYNGKGVLKAVEAVNTVIKNALTGENALDQRGIDMLLLELDGTENKAKLGANAIIGTSMAVCKAAADSVQKPLFTYIAEDVAGMHLTHELPVPMMNVINGGQHAGNELSIQEFLILPMGFERFRDSLRAGVETYHALKRVLGERHGKIATNVGDEGGYAPPMRETRQPLDAITDAIAEAGYAEHEIRLGMDAAASSFFDAGTGKYQIDGVLKEGTELLDVYKELVASYPIALLEDPFEEESFALFAKLTAQLPGTIIVGDDLFVTNVKRLAQGVQQHAANAVLLKLNQIGTISETLDTIRLANQNGYKKVVSHRSGETEDSMIADFSVAINAEIIKTGAPARSERTSKYNQLLRIEEAMGEAARSKGPSLRH from the coding sequence ATGATGACGGTAATTGAGATAAGAGATCTTAAGGCGCGGGAAATTCTGGATTCGCGGGGGAACCCGACCGTAGAGGTGGATGTGCGCACGGCGAGCGGTTTTGGCCGGGCGAGCGTGCCTTCAGGAGCATCAACGGGTAGTAAAGAGGCGGTAGAGAAGCGAGACGGCGATAAGAAGCGCTACAACGGTAAGGGCGTGCTCAAGGCGGTGGAAGCCGTGAATACCGTGATCAAAAATGCGCTCACGGGCGAGAACGCGCTCGATCAGCGCGGAATCGATATGCTGCTGCTCGAACTGGATGGCACGGAGAATAAAGCGAAACTCGGTGCCAACGCGATAATAGGCACCTCGATGGCGGTCTGCAAAGCCGCGGCAGATTCCGTACAGAAACCGCTCTTCACGTACATCGCGGAAGATGTTGCGGGCATGCACCTCACGCATGAGCTTCCGGTGCCGATGATGAATGTGATCAATGGCGGTCAGCACGCGGGTAACGAGCTGAGCATCCAGGAGTTTCTCATCCTGCCCATGGGCTTCGAGCGCTTCCGGGACAGCTTACGGGCAGGTGTAGAGACCTATCATGCGCTGAAACGGGTGTTGGGCGAGCGGCACGGTAAAATCGCGACGAACGTGGGTGATGAGGGCGGCTATGCACCGCCGATGCGTGAGACGCGGCAGCCACTCGATGCGATAACGGACGCCATAGCCGAAGCGGGCTATGCTGAGCATGAGATACGGTTGGGCATGGACGCGGCCGCATCGTCGTTCTTCGACGCAGGAACGGGGAAGTACCAGATCGATGGCGTTCTGAAGGAGGGCACGGAACTCCTTGACGTTTATAAAGAGCTGGTGGCGAGCTATCCGATCGCGCTGCTCGAAGACCCGTTTGAAGAGGAATCCTTCGCGCTCTTTGCCAAGCTCACCGCGCAGCTCCCCGGGACCATCATCGTCGGCGATGACCTCTTCGTAACGAACGTCAAGCGGCTGGCGCAGGGGGTACAGCAGCATGCCGCGAACGCCGTTCTCCTGAAATTGAATCAAATCGGAACGATCTCGGAGACGCTGGATACGATCCGATTGGCAAATCAAAACGGCTACAAGAAAGTGGTGAGCCATCGCTCGGGCGAGACAGAGGACTCAATGATCGCGGACTTCTCGGTCGCGATCAATGCGGAGATCATCAAGACCGGCGCGCCAGCACGCAGCGAGCGAACGAGCAAATATAATCAATTACTGCGCATCGAGGAGGCGATGGGCGAGGCAGCACGGAGTAAAGGGCCATCTTTACGTCACTGA
- a CDS encoding phosphoglycerate dehydrogenase encodes MEGKEQEPKRVIITDNLSKEGVTKLQEFADVDVALGLSKEELKERIPNYDAIVIRSGTKVTQEIVDAGSAGRLKVIGRAGVGVDNIAVETATEKGILVVNSPEANTISAAEHTIAMMLSLARKIPAANLSLKSGKWDRKQYMGTEVNGKVLGVIGLGRVGGEVAKRATGLAMKVLAYDPFITEERAKELGITLASLSEVLKAADFISLHTPLNKDTRHLIGAEAFAMMKDGVRIVNCARGGVIDEKALKEAIKSGKVAGAALDVFEQEPPEERELLELEEVVVTPHLGASTTEAQRTAALVIADEVIAALQNKPVRNAVNMIYVDEAIMDALKPYLHLGEKLGLLAAQLVPPAGRIEQFEIAYEGELGTAETGIGKNTRFLTLAILKSFLSLFTDGVNYLNAEVIAKKFGIKVIESKTKEIVNFCSLISLITTTRTKDQELKRTVAGTLFGKDDPRIVQLNGHRVDAVPSGYMLICSFIDKPRVIGPVCTILGDNGINIAGMQVGREKIGGDAVMVINVDSMVSEAIIDEIKHVNHIADITLVRL; translated from the coding sequence ATGGAAGGAAAAGAGCAGGAACCCAAAAGGGTGATTATAACCGATAATCTCTCAAAAGAGGGAGTTACCAAGCTGCAAGAGTTTGCCGATGTTGATGTAGCATTAGGATTAAGCAAAGAGGAATTGAAAGAACGTATCCCTAACTATGACGCGATCGTTATCCGGAGCGGCACGAAGGTGACGCAGGAGATCGTGGATGCAGGAAGCGCTGGCCGGTTGAAGGTGATCGGGCGAGCGGGCGTCGGCGTTGATAACATCGCTGTGGAGACAGCGACGGAGAAGGGCATTCTGGTGGTGAACTCACCGGAAGCTAATACGATCTCCGCGGCTGAGCACACGATTGCCATGATGCTCAGTCTCGCACGGAAGATCCCGGCCGCGAATCTATCGCTCAAGTCCGGGAAGTGGGACCGGAAGCAGTATATGGGCACCGAGGTCAACGGCAAAGTGCTGGGCGTCATCGGGCTGGGCCGCGTGGGGGGTGAAGTGGCGAAGCGCGCTACCGGTCTTGCGATGAAGGTGCTCGCTTATGATCCGTTCATAACCGAGGAGCGGGCGAAGGAGCTCGGTATCACGCTCGCCAGTTTATCCGAAGTCCTCAAGGCTGCGGATTTCATCAGCCTTCATACGCCCCTGAACAAAGATACCCGTCACCTCATCGGCGCCGAGGCATTCGCGATGATGAAGGACGGTGTCCGCATTGTGAACTGTGCACGCGGTGGCGTTATTGATGAGAAGGCCTTGAAAGAGGCGATCAAGAGCGGCAAGGTAGCCGGCGCGGCGCTCGACGTCTTCGAGCAGGAGCCACCGGAGGAGCGTGAATTGTTGGAGCTGGAGGAAGTGGTGGTGACGCCGCATCTGGGCGCGTCAACGACGGAAGCGCAGAGGACCGCAGCTCTCGTCATTGCAGATGAGGTTATCGCGGCGTTGCAGAACAAACCGGTCCGGAACGCGGTGAACATGATCTATGTCGACGAGGCGATCATGGACGCCTTAAAGCCCTATTTACACCTGGGCGAGAAGCTGGGCCTGCTCGCGGCGCAACTGGTCCCCCCAGCGGGACGTATCGAGCAATTTGAGATCGCTTATGAGGGCGAGTTGGGAACTGCGGAAACGGGCATCGGGAAGAACACACGGTTCCTGACCCTGGCGATCCTGAAGAGCTTTCTCTCGCTCTTCACCGATGGCGTGAATTACCTCAACGCTGAGGTGATCGCGAAGAAGTTCGGAATCAAAGTAATCGAGAGCAAGACGAAAGAGATTGTGAATTTTTGCTCATTGATCAGTCTAATCACGACCACGCGGACGAAAGACCAGGAACTGAAGCGGACGGTGGCCGGCACACTCTTCGGAAAGGATGATCCACGCATCGTACAGCTTAACGGACACCGGGTGGATGCAGTGCCCTCCGGCTACATGCTCATCTGCTCCTTTATCGACAAACCACGGGTGATCGGCCCGGTATGCACGATTCTCGGTGATAACGGCATCAACATCGCGGGGATGCAGGTGGGAAGAGAGAAGATCGGTGGCGACGCGGTTATGGTGATCAATGTGGACAGTATGGTCAGTGAGGCGATTATAGACGAGATAAAGCACGTGAACCACATCGCGGACATCACGCTCGTGCGGCTGTGA